Part of the Jatrophihabitans sp. GAS493 genome, CGTCGGCACTTCGGCCAGCACCAGCGTTCCCCGATCAGCCAGCACCCGGCGGTGCGCGGCGACCACGGTCTGCACACCGACAACGTCGATTACGGTCACGTCGGAGAGGTCCATGCGAATGAACTTTCGCCGATGACTGAGCTGCACATCGATCAGGGCCGCCACCAGTTCGGCGCTCCCACAGTCCATGCTTCCAGATACCTTGATGTATGAGCGGCCACCTTCGCTGCGCAGGGCGTCCACGCGCAGCGTCGACATCTCATCCGACGCGCTCAGAGTCGATTCCATCGTCAGTTCCTCTCCCCGCGGCCTTAGTCAGCTTCCGACAGGAGATCCACCGCAACCCTCGACCGTCCGTCGAAGCTCAATTACCCGCAGCTAGAAATTCATAAACATCCGCCTGCCCATCATCCTCTTTTCCGCCCCGAGCTCAACCCTCTGCCACCGCCGCCGATAGGGGTGCCAGCAGGTCCGACGAAAGGGACTGAGGATGGTCGCCAAGGTGATCAGTTTTGACACTCTGCGTAGCGCCGGGTCACGTCGCAGGGGCACGGTCGGTGTCGGCGGCTCCGTCGGTGCCGTGGATGGTTACGCGGATCGTTACGGGGTGGCAACCGGGCAGGCCGGGCAACCCCGGCAACTCAGGCCGCACCCTGTCATCACCGGCAGTGTGCGCGGCGGTGGCAGCGCCGAGGTCGACCTCGCCGTATCCCTGCTGCGCTCGATCACCGATGGCACTGACGTGCTGAGCCGCCTCACCGGACTCCCTTTCGCCGATGGGCATGAGCCCGACTTCCTCGCGGTTCGCCGCGGCCCGAATGTGCCGGGCGTGCTCCCGGGTGGCTTCACGACGACCGGCTGGACCGACGCGGCCGGCAACACCGTTACCTGGTTCGCCGCTGGACGGCAGCCCCACGCGTATCAGGGCGTCACCGTGCTCTACGCCGACGGCAGCACGCGGGATGATCATGCGCACCTGTGCCGGGTGGCGCTGGAGGGGCTCTCCCGGCACCTGCAGGTCGCCAGCCGCCCACGTGCGAGAAATGTTCATCCGCTGAAGCCGTCGTTGACCCCGGCCTGACCCACCGCCTCTGTCAGTATCGGTAGGTGCGCTCTCCCGATGGCCCGACCGGCCCAGACCAGGCTGGGCAGAACCTGACGGGCCCAGACCCGGCTGCGCGTCGAAGCGTCGAGTGGCTCGGCGTGCGCACCCTGGCCGTGCTCGTCCTCACCGGACTCGGCGCCGGCGCGGGCGGCGTGGGGCTCACGCTGCTGCTTCATCTCATCCAGCACCTGGCCTTCGGCTATACCGAGAACACCTTCCTCATCGGTGTCGAACATGCCTCCGGTCGACGGCGGGTCATCGCGATGACTATCGGTGGCCTCATCGTCGGACTCGGGTGGTGGGCCCAGCGAGCCCATCTGACGATCGTCACCGTTCGCGAAGCGCTGCGTGAGCGCCGGCCGCGCCTGCCCATCCCCAGCACGCTCTTCGACTCCATCCTGCAGATCACCGCGGTCGGTTTCGGCGCGTCGCTCGGACGGGAGGGAGCACCGCGGCAGCTCGGTGCCTCGATCGGCGTGTGGCTGGCCGCGCGGGCCGGCTTGTCACTCGACCAGCAGCGCACCATCATGGCCTGCGGAGCCGGAGCCGGGCTGGCGGCGGTCTACAACGTGCCGCTCGGCGGAGCGCTCTTCACGCTGGAGGTGCTGCTCGCCTCGGCGGCCCGTGCCGACATCGTCGCGGCGGTGCTGACCAGTGCCACGGCCACCGCCGTCGCCTGGCCGGTCCTCTCCAACCGCCCGACCTACACCGTCGCCGAGCTACATCTGACCGCGACGGCGTTCACCTGGGCCATCGTCTTCGGCCCCATCGCCGGCGTCGCCGGGGCGGCCTTCATGCGCCTGGCCGCCGTCGCGTTGCGCCACCAGCCCCACGGCTGGCACCTCCCGGTCTTCACCACCTTCACCTTCGCCCTGGTCGGGGTTGTCGCCATCGGGTTCCCGCAACTGCTCGGCAACGGAAAGGGCGCCGCGCAACTGGCCTTCGACGCGACCCCGACGATCGCGTTGCTGGCCACGCTGGCCCTGTTGAAACCACTGGCCACCGCCCTCTGCCTGCGCAGCGGGGCCACCGGTGGGCTGCTCACTCCGGCGCTGGCCACCGGGGCACTACTGGGGGCAGCCGCGGGCGGGGTGTGGACAATGTTCTGGCCCGGCAGCCCACTCGCCGCGTTCGCAATCATCGGGGCAGCGGCCGTGCTGGCGACGACCCAGCGGGCCCCGCTGACCGCGATCGCGCTGGTCATCGAGTTCACCCACACCGGTGAGACGCTGCTCGTCCCGATCATGATCGCGGTGGGGACAGCGACTCTGACATCCCAGCATCTGCCGGCCTGGAGCCACCTCACCAACGCCCACACCGCGACCTGATTCGGTCGCCCCAGAGCCGAAATCACCCCAGGCTAGGATGGCCGGGTTGCGCACTGGGGGGTGTGATGGGGCATATTTCGGGACCGGGCACCGTAACCAGTCGTCTGGCCGGTCTCCGTGCTGCCCGTTTCGCCGCTGCCCCGCTTCCGGTCAGCCGGGGTGACCTGGTCGGCCGGGGCAGCCCAATCGGCCTTGTCGGCCTAATCGGCCTGGTCGGCGCGCTGCTGGCCGCCGCACTCCTCACCGGCTGCACCAGCCGGGCCACACCTTCTCCGTCGGCCAGTAGCTACGTGCTCCCGGCCGTCTCGGCCGCCGACACCGCTCGTACCGCCGCATACCTGCGCGGCACCGGAGCACCCCTGCTCGGCATGCATCGCTCCGCAGCCACCGTGGCGCTCAACTACACCGACGACGGGTGCCGGGCCCTCACCGCCCTCATCTCGCCGCAGAATCAGGATCGTCTTGCCCGGGCCGCGTTCGCCGTCCCAGATGCGGTGCTCAACGAACTGGCGGTCGCCGAGATACATGCGATCGCCACCATGCGCGCCTGCAACACGAACACCTCGACGAAACAACTGGTGGCCGTCGACGGGCTGCTGGCCAAGCGCTTCGTCCAACTGGGCGTTGTCTCATGACCGGCCGGCATAACCTGAAACTGGCATCAACGACAGTCAGCGGCATGAACGGCTCGCCATCGTGAGCTGGCTCTCGGGTCGGGTGACGGCAACCCGTGCCGTGACCGCAATCGTCACGCTGACCGCGATCTTCCTAACCGCGACGCTGCTGGCGATACCCGGCTCGGGAGCGGTCGGGCACCAGATCACCATGCTGGCCGCCGGTGACTCCTTCTCCTCCGGTGAGGGACTCAGCGACTCCAGCGGTGGCTGCGCGCAGCCTTCGGCCGCCGGCTCCCAGGTCTACTCCCAGATCGCCGCGCAGAGTTCGTCGGCTGAGGTCTCGATCGCCCGGCCGGTGGTGGTACTCAGCTGCACCGGCGCCCGTTACCGGCAGCTCATCCCCTCGACCCAGAACCCGCAGGGGCAATGGATGCCCGCGATCGGACGCTTCGACCTGGTCACCTTCACCTACGGCGGCGACGATCTGGACCTCGTCGACATCATCCGCGAATGCATCGGGCTCGACGCCTCACCCGACCTGCAGAGCAGCGTCGAAGGCACCGTCGAGGCGTCCGGGGATGAACCGGATCGGCTCTGCCCAAATCAGTCCCAGATCAAGCAGGCCATCACCGACGGCATCTCGGCCGGCTACGGCGATTTCCTGACCGACGTCGGCAACGACATGGTCACCTCGGGCGGAAACGTCGTCGTCCTCGGCTATCCACAGATCGTGGAGGACCCAGCCAAATGGCAGGGATTGAGCAAGGCGATCGGGGTCTGTATGGGGCTGGGAACGGTAGATGCGGTTGAGGTGCGCTCGCTGGTGAGTGACCTCAACGCGGCCATCGCCACCGCCGTTACGAGCGCGAACGCCACGCGCCCCAACGGCGTCCACTTCACTTACCTCGATGTCAACAACGGTGGCACCGCCGGGATAGATCGCAACGATGCCCGCCTCTTCGAGCCCATGAACGGCCCGCACCACAATCTCTGTTCGGCCGACTCCTGGATGAATGGGGCAACCACCCTCGACTCCGAACGAGGCTCGTTCCACCCGAACGAGAAGGGCCACGAAGCCGAG contains:
- a CDS encoding STAS domain-containing protein; the protein is MESTLSASDEMSTLRVDALRSEGGRSYIKVSGSMDCGSAELVAALIDVQLSHRRKFIRMDLSDVTVIDVVGVQTVVAAHRRVLADRGTLVLAEVPTVVQAAFHTHAADDGLLVMYPCADHGAAMASFVRRTK
- a CDS encoding chloride channel protein, whose protein sequence is MRSPDGPTGPDQAGQNLTGPDPAARRSVEWLGVRTLAVLVLTGLGAGAGGVGLTLLLHLIQHLAFGYTENTFLIGVEHASGRRRVIAMTIGGLIVGLGWWAQRAHLTIVTVREALRERRPRLPIPSTLFDSILQITAVGFGASLGREGAPRQLGASIGVWLAARAGLSLDQQRTIMACGAGAGLAAVYNVPLGGALFTLEVLLASAARADIVAAVLTSATATAVAWPVLSNRPTYTVAELHLTATAFTWAIVFGPIAGVAGAAFMRLAAVALRHQPHGWHLPVFTTFTFALVGVVAIGFPQLLGNGKGAAQLAFDATPTIALLATLALLKPLATALCLRSGATGGLLTPALATGALLGAAAGGVWTMFWPGSPLAAFAIIGAAAVLATTQRAPLTAIALVIEFTHTGETLLVPIMIAVGTATLTSQHLPAWSHLTNAHTAT